The proteins below are encoded in one region of Aquisphaera giovannonii:
- a CDS encoding VOC family protein has product MPVRRMDNVLIVVDDLEAVKAFFLELGLVLEGETTVGGPEVGALIGLEDVRSTIAMLRTPDGQGIELDKFHTPDPFRLGPVDAPVNAMGYRRVMFDVDGIDELVARMRTRGAEIIGEMTYGESYRLAYIRGPEGIIVGLAERLG; this is encoded by the coding sequence ATGCCGGTCCGGCGCATGGACAATGTGCTGATCGTCGTCGACGACCTCGAGGCCGTGAAGGCGTTCTTCCTCGAGCTCGGCCTCGTGCTCGAGGGCGAGACGACGGTCGGAGGGCCCGAGGTCGGGGCGCTGATCGGGCTCGAGGACGTCCGGTCCACGATCGCGATGCTCCGGACCCCCGACGGCCAGGGCATCGAGCTGGACAAATTCCACACGCCCGATCCGTTCAGGCTCGGCCCGGTGGACGCGCCGGTGAACGCGATGGGCTACCGCCGCGTCATGTTCGATGTCGACGGCATCGACGAACTCGTCGCGCGGATGCGGACGCGCGGGGCCGAGATCATCGGCGAGATGACATATGGCGAGTCGTACCGGCTGGCCTACATCCGGGGGCCCGAGGGCATCATCGTCGGGCTCGCCGAGCGGCTCGGCTGA
- a CDS encoding TIGR03067 domain-containing protein — MPRTAALLLGAALSLAGLPNASGDAKDDAIKEELKAMAGTWRPVSAENNGFKASEDDLKDTRRVLDADGKWAMRRGDETVLEWKVKALDPTRTPKAIDIEVASGSYKGVVYLAIYELDGDTLRICFAMPDRPVRPTEFSAGKGSVRALSEFRREKDEKQVTGPH; from the coding sequence ATGCCTCGAACGGCCGCCCTGCTCCTGGGTGCTGCCTTGTCCCTGGCGGGCCTGCCCAACGCCTCCGGCGACGCGAAGGACGATGCGATCAAGGAGGAGCTGAAGGCCATGGCCGGCACGTGGAGGCCGGTGTCGGCGGAGAACAACGGGTTCAAGGCATCCGAGGACGACCTGAAGGACACCCGAAGGGTCCTCGACGCGGACGGCAAGTGGGCCATGCGCCGGGGCGACGAGACCGTCCTCGAATGGAAGGTGAAGGCGCTCGACCCGACCAGGACGCCGAAGGCGATCGACATCGAGGTGGCCAGCGGCTCGTACAAGGGAGTGGTCTACCTCGCCATCTACGAGCTCGACGGCGACACGCTGCGGATCTGCTTCGCCATGCCGGACCGGCCCGTGCGTCCCACCGAATTCTCCGCGGGCAAGGGGAGCGTACGCGCCCTGTCCGAGTTCCGTCGCGAGAAGGATGAGAAGCAGGTCACGGGACCACATTGA
- a CDS encoding alpha/beta hydrolase encodes MKWMRLLRVAILASFLAHAASGRTACLAGGPDSQVVARELRSASFTGSAIGTDPVRRFAVYLPAGYEASNERYPVVYYLPTSFDDYWASFDRRGARGLLDRAIDAGVIGKFILVGVDMNTRIGASWCVNSPVTGNWEDFAVRELVPHVDASFRTLATRDSRGIVGDFMGAYGAIRLGMAHPDVFGSVYAMHPVGTGSGVQIMHARPDWDLLASARSLDDLKGNGFALIFTTIFQAHLPNTSRPPLFVDLPARKVDGKLVIDVELTDRLRNSFFIEALVPRYAANLKSLRGFKFDWARSDTNMDHIYSNHALTHKLNEFGIVHEAEEYNGTWAGRNWDEDSRIYTDVLPFFRRHLDFAATAGKGRD; translated from the coding sequence ATGAAGTGGATGAGGCTCCTCCGCGTGGCGATCCTGGCCTCCTTCCTCGCTCACGCAGCGTCGGGCCGCACCGCGTGCCTCGCCGGGGGGCCGGACAGCCAGGTCGTCGCCCGCGAGCTGAGGTCGGCGAGCTTCACGGGCAGCGCCATCGGCACCGATCCCGTGAGGCGATTCGCCGTCTACCTGCCCGCGGGCTACGAGGCCTCGAACGAGCGTTACCCGGTCGTGTACTACCTCCCCACCTCCTTCGACGACTATTGGGCCTCGTTCGACCGGCGCGGGGCCCGGGGCCTGCTCGATCGGGCCATCGACGCCGGGGTCATCGGCAAGTTCATCCTGGTCGGCGTGGACATGAACACCCGCATCGGGGCCTCCTGGTGCGTCAATTCCCCGGTCACGGGCAACTGGGAGGACTTCGCCGTCCGGGAGCTGGTCCCCCACGTGGACGCGAGCTTCCGGACGCTGGCGACCCGCGATTCGCGCGGCATCGTCGGGGACTTCATGGGGGCCTACGGCGCCATCCGGCTCGGCATGGCCCACCCCGACGTCTTCGGCTCGGTCTACGCCATGCATCCCGTCGGCACCGGATCGGGCGTGCAGATCATGCACGCCCGCCCGGACTGGGACCTGCTGGCCTCCGCCAGGTCGCTGGACGACCTGAAGGGCAATGGGTTCGCGTTGATCTTCACGACGATCTTCCAGGCCCACCTGCCCAACACGTCGAGGCCGCCCCTGTTCGTGGACCTGCCGGCACGGAAGGTCGACGGCAAGCTCGTCATCGACGTCGAGCTGACCGACCGCCTGCGGAACAGCTTCTTCATCGAGGCGCTGGTCCCTCGGTACGCGGCGAACCTCAAGTCGCTCCGAGGCTTCAAGTTCGACTGGGCCCGGAGCGACACCAACATGGACCACATCTACTCGAATCACGCCTTGACCCACAAGCTGAACGAGTTCGGCATCGTGCACGAAGCCGAGGAATATAACGGGACCTGGGCCGGGCGGAACTGGGACGAGGACAGCCGGATCTATACCGACGTCCTGCCGTTCTTCCGGCGTCATCTGGACTTCGCCGCGACGGCCGGCAAAGGCCGCGATTGA
- a CDS encoding matrixin family metalloprotease, translating to MLTDVIRSRSSRKPAAPKRRARPRIEGLEDRLVLYSTLGAQWPYASRITYSFVPDGANIGGYSSSLFATLNAKYATATWQLQFQKAAAAWQAVAGINLCQVGDDGSALGVNGNQQGDPRFGDIRISAIPQASGTLAVCLTPPPVNGGTDAGDIILNSTSNWGVNTSYDLETVAIHEIGHALGLGHSAIQAACLYAYYNGTKQSLNTDDVNGIQSIWGPARSDIFNSNGQSNGLNTTAANLNGYIGSNGQAAIPNLTIGKTGQSEWFSVTVPSTTTGTFVARVQSTGLSILSPKLQVLTPSLSLLGSVASANFGDTVGITLTGVTAGTTYLIRVAGNTAGSAFGGYGLLLNFGSATQPLISPPYTAVAEQADLGGGSSSMEAETATVGDYTAQGDALEASELRGRRDAPPPPAAGPSAPGQGSTSAAAIDPGPWSSHGPAKPNRGRPASAGASTAAIPAVHQPNRRPSHKAIDAAIASWKARGLLGPSGS from the coding sequence ATGCTCACCGATGTCATCCGATCCCGATCCTCGAGGAAGCCCGCGGCGCCGAAGCGTCGCGCCCGCCCGCGGATCGAGGGGCTCGAGGACCGGCTCGTCCTGTATTCCACGCTGGGGGCCCAGTGGCCCTACGCGAGCCGGATCACGTACAGCTTCGTACCCGACGGGGCCAACATCGGGGGCTATTCCAGCTCCCTGTTCGCGACCCTCAACGCGAAGTACGCGACGGCCACCTGGCAGCTCCAGTTCCAGAAGGCCGCCGCGGCCTGGCAGGCGGTCGCCGGCATCAACCTCTGCCAGGTCGGCGACGACGGCAGCGCGCTGGGCGTCAACGGCAACCAGCAGGGGGACCCTCGGTTCGGCGACATCCGCATCAGCGCGATCCCGCAGGCCTCGGGCACGCTGGCGGTCTGCCTGACGCCCCCGCCGGTCAACGGCGGGACCGACGCGGGCGACATCATCCTGAACTCGACGTCGAACTGGGGCGTCAACACGAGCTACGACCTGGAGACCGTGGCGATCCACGAGATCGGCCACGCGCTGGGGCTCGGCCACTCGGCGATCCAGGCCGCCTGCCTGTACGCCTATTACAACGGCACGAAGCAGTCCCTGAACACGGACGACGTGAACGGCATCCAGTCCATCTGGGGCCCCGCGAGGTCGGACATCTTCAACAGCAATGGCCAGAGCAACGGGCTCAACACCACCGCGGCGAACCTCAACGGCTACATCGGCTCCAACGGCCAGGCCGCGATCCCGAACCTGACCATCGGCAAGACGGGGCAGTCGGAGTGGTTCAGCGTCACGGTCCCCTCGACCACGACCGGCACGTTCGTGGCCAGGGTCCAGTCCACGGGCCTGAGCATCCTGAGCCCGAAGCTCCAGGTCCTCACGCCCTCGCTCTCGCTGCTCGGGAGCGTGGCCTCCGCGAACTTCGGGGACACGGTGGGCATCACGCTGACCGGCGTCACCGCCGGCACGACGTACCTGATCCGCGTCGCCGGCAATACCGCGGGCAGCGCGTTCGGCGGATATGGGCTGCTGCTCAACTTCGGCTCCGCGACCCAGCCTCTCATCAGCCCGCCGTACACCGCGGTCGCGGAGCAGGCGGACCTGGGGGGCGGGAGCTCGAGCATGGAGGCGGAGACGGCCACGGTGGGCGACTACACGGCCCAGGGCGACGCCCTGGAGGCATCCGAGTTGCGCGGGCGCCGCGATGCGCCGCCGCCCCCGGCGGCGGGCCCCTCGGCCCCCGGTCAGGGCTCGACCTCGGCCGCCGCGATCGATCCGGGCCCCTGGTCGTCGCACGGCCCCGCGAAGCCGAACCGGGGCCGCCCGGCCTCGGCCGGGGCCTCGACCGCGGCGATCCCCGCCGTCCACCAGCCGAACCGCCGCCCGTCCCACAAGGCGATCGACGCCGCGATCGCGTCCTGGAAGGCCCGCGGCCTGCTCGGGCCGTCCGGATCCTGA
- a CDS encoding S41 family peptidase — MMNARAALLVLALILSPLPAGIATAQAPADPPDIALDEAARAAVIDGLLEKIGRIYVFPDMAKAMERAIRDRQARKEYDAVTSGREFARILTAHLREVCKDGHLDVEYSAAVIPEDPGRRPPDPGDVARFREAGRRRNYEYRKVERLDGGVGLLQVDGFYPGEWAGDTVAAAASFLANSEAIILDLRQNGGGAPTGVALLASYFFDEETHLEDQFNRAENATRQYWTYPVVPGRKLANQDLYILTSGRTFSAPESLAYDLRALGRATIVGETTGGGAHGTTPHRISDHFRASIPFSRSINPVTGTDWEGIGVKPDVAVPADQALLTAHLLALKKARTRHADDPGLAGDLDRAIAGKTSELNELKASRAGPR, encoded by the coding sequence ATGATGAACGCCCGCGCGGCCCTCCTCGTCCTGGCCCTGATCCTGTCGCCCCTGCCGGCGGGCATCGCCACCGCCCAGGCCCCCGCGGATCCCCCCGACATCGCACTCGACGAGGCCGCGCGGGCCGCGGTCATCGACGGGCTGCTCGAGAAGATCGGCCGCATCTACGTGTTCCCGGACATGGCGAAGGCGATGGAGCGGGCGATCCGCGATCGGCAGGCGAGGAAGGAGTACGACGCCGTCACGAGCGGCCGGGAGTTCGCGCGAATCCTGACCGCGCATCTCCGCGAGGTCTGCAAGGACGGGCACCTCGACGTCGAATACTCCGCGGCGGTGATCCCCGAGGATCCGGGCCGGAGGCCGCCCGACCCCGGGGACGTCGCCCGGTTCCGGGAGGCGGGGAGGCGACGGAACTACGAGTATCGGAAGGTCGAGCGGCTGGACGGGGGCGTCGGGCTCCTCCAGGTCGACGGCTTCTATCCGGGCGAGTGGGCCGGCGATACGGTCGCGGCGGCCGCGTCGTTCCTCGCCAACAGCGAGGCGATCATCCTCGACCTCCGGCAGAACGGCGGCGGGGCGCCGACCGGCGTGGCCCTGCTCGCCAGCTACTTCTTCGACGAGGAGACCCACCTCGAGGACCAGTTCAACCGGGCCGAGAACGCGACGCGACAGTACTGGACCTATCCCGTCGTCCCGGGGCGGAAGCTGGCGAATCAGGACCTGTACATCCTGACCAGCGGCCGGACGTTCTCCGCCCCCGAGTCGCTCGCGTACGACCTGCGGGCGTTGGGGCGGGCGACGATCGTCGGCGAGACGACCGGCGGCGGCGCCCACGGGACGACCCCGCATCGGATCTCCGACCATTTCCGCGCGAGCATCCCGTTCTCCCGCTCGATCAACCCGGTGACCGGGACGGACTGGGAGGGGATCGGCGTGAAGCCCGACGTCGCCGTCCCGGCCGACCAGGCGCTGCTCACGGCCCACCTCCTGGCCTTGAAGAAGGCGCGGACGCGGCACGCCGATGACCCGGGCCTCGCCGGCGACCTGGACCGCGCGATCGCCGGGAAGACCTCGGAACTGAATGAGTTGAAGGCAAGCCGGGCCGGTCCGCGATGA
- a CDS encoding HNH endonuclease, producing the protein MEAALQRRVWRRADGRCEYCHLPQAGSQAAFEIDHIVARHHHGRTVPGNLALSCAVCNGYKGPNLTGRDPRSGKITPLFHPRRHKWSYHFRYEGGTRIGRTVIGRTTVGVLRINHP; encoded by the coding sequence ATGGAAGCCGCATTGCAGCGACGGGTCTGGCGGCGGGCGGATGGGCGTTGTGAATACTGCCACCTGCCGCAAGCCGGGTCGCAGGCCGCATTCGAGATCGATCATATCGTCGCCCGCCACCACCACGGCCGCACGGTGCCGGGCAACCTGGCCCTCTCCTGTGCCGTTTGCAACGGGTACAAGGGGCCGAACCTGACCGGCCGCGATCCGCGCAGCGGCAAGATCACGCCGCTGTTCCACCCGCGGAGGCACAAGTGGAGCTATCACTTCCGCTACGAGGGCGGCACGCGGATCGGCCGCACGGTCATCGGCCGGACGACGGTTGGCGTGCTCAGGATCAATCACCCGTAG
- a CDS encoding GRAM domain-containing protein, with protein MNFYLLDWPGSFRAGNYLLLSAAKYKMNTQLLHNETPVRDGAANLQRGVETVGGWLFLTDQRLIFEPHSRNVQKQVEVVNLSDVAFVHPAWTLFFGLVPLFPNSILLSSKRGADLRFTVSNKTAWIEAIQGLL; from the coding sequence TTGAACTTCTACCTTCTTGACTGGCCGGGTTCATTCCGTGCCGGGAATTACTTACTGCTATCAGCCGCAAAATATAAAATGAACACTCAATTGCTGCATAATGAAACACCTGTCAGGGACGGTGCCGCCAACCTTCAGCGCGGTGTCGAGACAGTAGGCGGGTGGCTGTTTCTCACGGATCAGCGTTTGATCTTTGAGCCCCACTCGCGGAACGTCCAGAAGCAAGTTGAGGTCGTCAACCTCTCCGACGTTGCGTTTGTGCATCCTGCATGGACACTGTTTTTTGGACTTGTTCCGCTTTTTCCTAACTCAATCCTTCTTTCTAGCAAGCGAGGTGCGGATCTTCGCTTCACGGTTTCCAACAAGACGGCTTGGATCGAGGCGATTCAGGGACTGCTATAG
- the tnpA gene encoding IS66 family insertion sequence element accessory protein TnpA, with protein sequence MARPRDPQLERTWSRRLERHGVSGLSIAEFCEREGLAPASFYYWRRRLAAGATPPAQAPPLFVPLRLDGPRGRDGAPAARPFEIELPAGVRLRLDAPPEPEWIGRLVAAVAGLEAGRGGP encoded by the coding sequence ATGGCACGACCTAGAGATCCTCAGCTCGAGCGGACCTGGAGCCGCCGCCTGGAGAGGCACGGCGTCAGCGGCCTGTCGATCGCCGAGTTCTGCGAGCGGGAAGGCCTCGCGCCGGCCTCGTTCTACTACTGGCGGCGGCGGCTCGCGGCCGGGGCGACGCCCCCGGCCCAGGCCCCGCCCCTGTTCGTCCCGCTCCGCCTCGATGGCCCGCGAGGCCGCGACGGGGCGCCCGCCGCACGACCCTTCGAGATCGAGCTGCCCGCGGGCGTCCGCCTCCGCCTCGACGCCCCGCCGGAGCCGGAGTGGATCGGCCGCCTGGTCGCCGCGGTCGCCGGCCTCGAGGCCGGGAGGGGCGGCCCGTGA
- the tnpB gene encoding IS66 family insertion sequence element accessory protein TnpB (TnpB, as the term is used for proteins encoded by IS66 family insertion elements, is considered an accessory protein, since TnpC, encoded by a neighboring gene, is a DDE family transposase.), producing the protein MITLPPTSRAFLCTRPVDMRKGFDGLSGLVRSCFAEDLLSGHLFLFVNRRGDRLKALYFDRDGLAVWYKRLEAGTFQVPPSAGSEGIELEPAQLAMILSGVDLSTARRRKRFRAAS; encoded by the coding sequence GTGATCACCCTCCCGCCGACCTCCCGCGCCTTCCTCTGCACCAGGCCCGTCGACATGCGCAAGGGCTTCGACGGCCTCTCCGGCCTCGTCCGCTCGTGCTTCGCCGAGGACCTCCTCAGCGGCCACCTCTTCCTCTTCGTCAACCGCCGCGGCGACCGCCTCAAGGCCCTCTACTTCGACCGCGACGGCCTGGCCGTCTGGTACAAGCGGCTCGAGGCCGGCACCTTCCAGGTCCCCCCCTCCGCCGGCTCCGAGGGCATCGAGCTGGAGCCCGCCCAGCTCGCCATGATCCTCTCCGGCGTCGACCTCTCCACCGCCCGCCGCCGCAAGCGATTCCGCGCCGCATCCTGA
- the tnpC gene encoding IS66 family transposase encodes MSDAPLIPIPDDPEECRRLLLESLRRIGELERVLDATAADYGDLQRRYAEQAESLALLRRYLFGPRRERVADDPGQGHLFGLGDAAIERDSLDAPEPDGPAAGEPATKAPRRPRPSRPRASLDHLPHVRIEHDLPEAEKSCPCFGGMKRRIGEDTSRELEFIPAKLEVRVHVLPKYACPRCKGGVAAPPVPTKPVPGGIAGAGLVSFVLVSKFADHLPLYRLEDILFRHGVALSRGTLCDWVRNAADLLRPLADLQRERVLGTDLIWTDDTFVTALGGDRPGSTKAWFWAYIGGAEAPYAVYDFTMSRERDGPATFLKGYRGYLQADAYGGYDGIYAGSDGAIAEVACWAHARRKFFEARSNAPAEANRILEWVRRLYDIEDRGRELAAEDRRSLRRRESVPILDRIEAYVDELRPRALPKSALGKALTYARNQRAALRRYVEDGRLTIDNNASERVLRLQAIGRKNWLFLGSEAAGPRAAVLFTILAGAKRHRLEPWAYLREVLLHLAAGEADLESLLPDRWAAAHPEHVLEHRLEESRQRAARQKAIRDRRRAGRPRRD; translated from the coding sequence ATGAGCGACGCCCCTCTCATCCCCATCCCCGACGACCCCGAGGAGTGCCGGCGGCTGCTCCTGGAGTCGCTCCGCCGCATCGGCGAGCTGGAGCGCGTCCTCGACGCGACCGCCGCCGACTACGGCGACCTGCAGCGGAGGTACGCCGAGCAGGCCGAGTCGCTCGCGCTGCTGCGCCGCTACCTCTTCGGCCCCCGGCGCGAGCGCGTCGCCGACGACCCCGGCCAGGGGCACCTGTTCGGCCTCGGCGACGCCGCGATCGAGCGGGACTCCCTCGACGCCCCCGAGCCCGATGGGCCCGCGGCGGGCGAGCCCGCGACGAAGGCCCCGCGCCGGCCCCGGCCGTCGAGGCCGCGGGCCTCGCTGGATCACCTCCCGCACGTCCGCATCGAGCACGACCTGCCCGAGGCCGAGAAGTCCTGCCCCTGCTTCGGCGGCATGAAGCGGCGGATCGGCGAGGACACCTCCCGCGAGCTGGAGTTCATCCCCGCGAAGCTCGAGGTCCGCGTCCACGTCCTGCCCAAGTACGCCTGCCCGAGGTGCAAGGGCGGCGTGGCCGCCCCGCCGGTCCCGACCAAGCCCGTCCCCGGGGGCATCGCCGGGGCCGGCCTGGTCTCGTTCGTCCTGGTCAGCAAGTTCGCCGACCACCTGCCGTTATACAGGCTCGAAGATATCCTGTTTCGACACGGCGTCGCCCTGTCGCGGGGCACGCTCTGCGACTGGGTCCGCAACGCCGCCGACCTGCTCCGCCCGCTGGCCGACCTCCAGCGCGAGCGGGTCCTCGGCACCGACCTGATCTGGACCGACGACACCTTCGTGACGGCGCTGGGCGGCGACAGGCCCGGCAGCACGAAGGCGTGGTTCTGGGCCTACATCGGCGGGGCCGAGGCGCCGTACGCCGTCTACGACTTCACCATGAGCCGCGAGCGGGACGGGCCGGCGACGTTCCTGAAGGGTTATCGGGGCTACCTCCAGGCCGACGCCTACGGCGGCTACGACGGCATCTACGCGGGCTCCGACGGGGCGATCGCGGAGGTCGCCTGCTGGGCCCACGCGCGGCGGAAGTTCTTCGAGGCGCGATCCAATGCGCCGGCAGAGGCCAACCGCATCCTCGAGTGGGTCCGCCGGCTCTACGACATCGAGGACCGGGGCCGCGAGCTGGCGGCCGAGGATCGCCGCTCGCTGCGACGGCGGGAGTCGGTGCCGATCCTCGACCGGATCGAGGCGTACGTCGACGAGCTGAGGCCGCGGGCGCTGCCGAAGTCGGCGCTGGGCAAGGCGCTGACCTACGCGCGGAACCAGCGGGCGGCGCTGCGGCGGTACGTCGAGGACGGCCGGCTGACGATCGACAACAACGCGTCGGAGCGGGTGCTGAGGTTGCAGGCGATCGGGCGGAAGAACTGGCTGTTCCTGGGGAGCGAGGCGGCGGGCCCTCGCGCGGCGGTGCTGTTCACGATCCTGGCCGGCGCGAAGCGGCATCGGCTGGAGCCGTGGGCCTACCTGCGCGAGGTGCTCCTGCACCTGGCCGCCGGCGAGGCCGACCTGGAGTCGCTGCTGCCGGACCGCTGGGCGGCGGCCCACCCGGAGCACGTGCTGGAGCACCGGCTGGAGGAGTCGCGGCAGCGTGCGGCGCGACAGAAGGCCATCCGCGACCGCCGCCGCGCCGGCCGACCTCGCCGCGACTGA